The Budorcas taxicolor isolate Tak-1 chromosome 5, Takin1.1, whole genome shotgun sequence genome includes a window with the following:
- the TNFRSF13C gene encoding tumor necrosis factor receptor superfamily member 13C — protein MQRGRRSLRGKDRPAPTQCLQTQCFDPLVRNCVACSLLRTTEPRLAGGPSSLAPGTALQPQESAGPGTPAEAEAALPLPALLFGAPALLGLALALALIGLVTWKRRRRQPGAAVVPEAPDAAEAPDGDPDKPLDVDTTLSPGTLDATAPIWLLPSEDPAATPPTHSVPVPATELGSTELVTTKTAGPELQ, from the exons ATGCAGCGAGGGCGGAGAAGCCTGCGGGGCAAGGACCGGCCGGCACCCACGCAGTGCCTGCAGACCCAGTGCTTCGACCCGCTGGTCCGCAACTGTGTGGCCTGCAGTCTCCTCCGGACGACGGAGCCTAGGCTGG CAGGCGGCCCAAGCAGCCTGGCGCCCGGGACGGCGCTGCAGCCGCAGGAGTCGGCGGGCCCCGGGACCCCCGCGGAGGCCGAAGCGGCGCTGCCGCTCCCGGCGCTGCTCTTCGGAGCCCCCGCGCTGCTGGGCCTGGCGCTGGCCCTGGCCCTGATCGGGCTGGTGACCTGGAAGCGCCGGCGGCGGCAGCCGGGCGCGGCGGTGGTCCCTGAGGCCCCGGACGCCGCGGAGGCCCCGGACGGAGACCCAGACA AGCCCCTGGATGTTGACACCACACTCTCCCCCGGAACCCTGGATGCCACGGCTCCCATCTGGCTTCTgcccagtgaagacccagcggcCACCCCACCTACCCACAGCGTCCCTGTGCCAGCCACAGAGCTGGGTTCCACTGAGCTGGTGACCACCAAGACGGCCGGGCCTGAGCTACAGTAG
- the CENPM gene encoding centromere protein M, translating to MSVLRPLDRLPGLNTATILLVGTEDALLQQLADSMLKADCTSELKVHLARSLPLPCSVNRPRIDLIVFVVNLHSKHSLQSVEESLCHLDAAFFLGKVAFLATGAGRDSHCSIHRNTVVKLAHTYRSPLLFCDLEIEDFRAAMAQRLVRLLQICAGHVPGVSALNLLSLLRGSENPSLEDL from the exons ATGTCGGTGTTACGGCCGCTGGACAGGCTGCCTGGCCTGAACACGGCCACCATCTTG CTGGTGGGCACGGAGGATGCTCTTCTGCAGCAACTGGCCGATTCGATGCTCAAGGCGGACTGCACCTCAGAGCTGAAGGT CCACTTAGCAAggtccctccctctgccctgcagCGTGAATCGGCCCCGGATTGACTTGATTGTGTTCGTGGTCAACCTGCACAGCAAACACAG CCTGCAGAGCGTGGAGGAGTCCCTGTGCCACCTGGACGCGGCCTTCTTCCTGGGGAAGGTGGCCTTCCTCGCCACGGGGG CTGGGCGGGACAGTCACTGCAGCATCCACCGGAACACCGTGGTGAAGCTGGCCCACACCTACCGGAGCCCCCTGCTCTTCTGTGACCTAGAG ATAGAAGACTTCCGCGCCGCCATGGCGCAGCGCCTGGTCCGCCTGCTGCAGATCTGCGCAGGCCACGTGCCCGGCGTCTCGGCCCTGAACCTGCTGTCCCTGCTGAGGGGCTCCGAGAACCCCTCCCTGGAGGACCTGTGA